A genomic stretch from Ammospiza nelsoni isolate bAmmNel1 chromosome 32, bAmmNel1.pri, whole genome shotgun sequence includes:
- the LOC132085753 gene encoding synaptonemal complex protein 1-like isoform X1: MEKENRFKLFMPPRLSAGQVSAGRSQGFNRCSDDDFKLPFDVWSRGEITDSDTISQQVKLCSEVDEENPETMNELFSKLYKEAEKIKQWKLTVETELNQKERKLQENRKIIEAQNKAIQELQFENGKLHLKLEDEICENKDLLKEAAASRHLCNLLKETYTRFTEKTSKYEQEKEATIQLYEELHSNVERMTVAFEELCVQAENDRLEMSFKLKEEAEKVDKFEKECRLEVSQKEKQISALTIQRDEKDDVIKDIKAQLQTSQNKIADLMEAKLHNEEMLKESQVSKEHLRVELEEAKISLQKAEVAQKNLETEFQTTVKTLIQVTGEKEEQEEECKKMKALLAALTEEFETSVANLKSLLQEEQNRLKKSEDDSKLLTLELQNKSAELEEMTKVKCDKEVQLEELSETLKEFHGLKAQLTSTAEKEQDYLKQLVTLKTDLEQEALKNEQLTVYLSKLSLEKEQTAQEKNAVAAELKKLQEQQEDSKKKEDNTKQLVENLEEANSQLRNELESLKEKMAKTGEEMKSTLDEREENMNNLKKQVENKTKCMEELQQENKVLKKKITTESKKSNTYEGKVNKLQLEMENINKQHKEEVDIYKKDIETRKVNENKLREEVEKMRLLCDETAMIQRETDARCQHKITEMVALMEKHKNEYDKLVEEKDAELKVYKMKQQKQISSERALENELSCLKKELSSLKEQLKAEMEEKENFVKEHSGSMIPESEKKHKTYVIKTPPRDKMQSGRSTNLPAEQSSRKKQKVLVQLDTQSDSSEHTDLLSIVSEEEMFKNLYKDYPQASQLHSTAPKKSPAPCSVQSPGSALKLKTMRRMREAGWTALSKMDRKRKIKDAVKLFA, translated from the exons AATCCAGAAACAATGAATGAATTGTTCTCAAAACTCTACAAAGAGGCTGAGAAGATCAAGCAGTGGAAACTGACTGTGGAAACTGAACtaaaccagaaagaaagaaaactccaaGAGAATAGAAAGATTATTGAAGCACAGAATAAAGCCATTCAAGAACTGCAG TTTGAAAATGGAAAACTCCATTTGAAACTGGAAGATGAGATATGTGAAAATAAAGATCTCTTGAAAGA agctgctgcttcGAGGCATCTGTGTAATCTGCTCAAGGAAACCTACACTCGTTTCACAGAGAAGACCAGCAAAT atgaacaggaaaaggaagcaaCAATACAATTGTATGAGGAACTTCACAGCAACGTAGAA agaATGACAGTGGCATTTGAAGAGCTTTGTGTGCAAGCAGAGAACGACAGACTGGAAATGAGTTTCAAAT TAAAAGAAGAAGCGGAAAAAGTGGACAAGTTTGAGAAAGAATGCAGACTGGAAGTCagccaaaaggaaaagcag ATTTCAGCTCTTACCAtacagagagatgaaaaagaTGATGTCATAAAAGACATCAAGGCTCAGCTGCAGACATCACAAAATAAGATTGCTGACTTAATGGAAGCAAAAT tacATAATGAAGAAATGTTAAAGGAATCCCAGGTCAGTAAAGAACATTTGAGGGTAGAGCTGGAAGAGGCTAAAATTTCATTGCAAAAGGCAGAG GTTGCTCAGAAGAACTTGGAAACTGAATTCCAGACTACAGTGAAAACATTAATTCAGGtcactggagaaaaggaagagcaggaggaagaatgTAAAAAAATGAAGGCTTTGCTTGCAGCCCTGACAGAGGAGTTTGAGACTTCTGTTGCCAATTTGAAAAGCTTGCTGCAAGAAGAGCAAAATAG ATTAAAGAAATCTGAAGATGATTCAAAGCTGCTTACCTTGGAGCTCCAGAATAAATCTGCTGAACTGG AAGAGATGACTAAAGTAAAATGTGATAAAGAAGTGCAACTTGAAGAGCTGTCAGAAACTCTG aaagaatTCCATGGTTTGAAAGCACAGCTGACAAGTACAGCTGAGAAGGAACAAGATTATTTAAAGCAGCTTGTGACTCTGAAAACAGATCTTGAACAAGAGGC gtTAAAGAATGAACAGCTAACAGTGTATCTCAGTAAGCTTTCACTAGAGAAAGAACAAACAGcacaagagaaaaatgctgtggctgcagaactCAAGAAACTGCAAGAACAACAAGAG GATAGtaagaaaaaagaagacaatACAAAGCAGTTAGTTGAAAATCTAGAAGAGGCAAATAGCCAGCTAAG AAATGAACTGGAGTCTTTGAAGGAGAAAATGGCAAAGACAGGTGAAGAGATGAAAAGTACACTggatgaaagagaagaaaat ATGAATAATCTGAAGAAACAggtggaaaataaaaccaaatgcatGGAAGAGTTGCAACAGGAG AATAAggtgctgaaaaagaaaattactacagaaagcaagaaaagcaacACTTATGAAGGGAAG GTGAATAAATTGCAGTTAGAGATGGAAAATATAAACAAGCAACataaggaagaagttgacatcTATAAAAAAGACATAGAAACaagaaaagtaaatgaaaataaacttcgtgaagag GTAGAAAAGATGAGGTTGCTTTGTGATGAAACTGCAATGATACAGAGAGAAACTGATGCCAGATGTCAGCACAAGATAACTGAGATGGTGGCACTGATGGAAAAGCACAAG AATGAATATGATAAATTGGTTGAAGAAAAAGATGCAGAGTTAAAAGTATacaaaatgaaacagcaaaagCAGATATCATCAGAAAGAGCACTG GAAAATGAGCTGTCATGTTTGAAAAAGGAACTGTCCTCCCTTAAGGAACaactgaaagcagaaatggaagaaaag GAGAATTTCGTAAAAGAGCACTCTGGCAGTATGATTCCtgaaagtgaaaagaaacaCAAG acaTATGTTATAAAGACTCCTCCAAGGGATAAAATGCAGAGTGGAAGAAGCACAaacctgcctgcagagcagagcagcaggaaaaagcagaaagtgctTGTGCAGCTGGACACTCAGTcagacagctctgagcacactgaCCTCCTG AGCATAGTCTCGGaagaagaaatgtttaaaaatttgtACAAAGATTATCCACAAGCTTCACAACTACATTCCACAGCACCAAAAAAG agCCCAGCTCCATGCAGTGTGCaatctccaggctctgctctgaaaCTCAAAACCATGAGGAGAATGCGCGAGGCAGGCTGGACTGCCCTCTCCAAAAtggacaggaaaaggaaaattaaagatgCTGTAAAGCTCTTTgcttaa
- the LOC132085753 gene encoding synaptonemal complex protein 1-like isoform X3: MEKENRFKLFMPPRLSAGQVSAGRSQGFNRCSDDDFKLPFDVWSRGEITDSDTISQQVKLCSEVDEENPETMNELFSKLYKEAEKIKQWKLTVETELNQKERKLQENRKIIEAQNKAIQELQFENGKLHLKLEDEICENKDLLKEAAASRHLCNLLKETYTRFTEKTSKYEQEKEATIQLYEELHSNVERMTVAFEELCVQAENDRLEMSFKLKEEAEKVDKFEKECRLEVSQKEKQISALTIQRDEKDDVIKDIKAQLQTSQNKIADLMEAKLHNEEMLKESQVSKEHLRVELEEAKISLQKAEVAQKNLETEFQTTVKTLIQVTGEKEEQEEECKKMKALLAALTEEFETSVANLKSLLQEEQNRLKKSEDDSKLLTLELQNKSAELEEMTKVKCDKEVQLEELSETLKEFHGLKAQLTSTAEKEQDYLKQLVTLKTDLEQEALKNEQLTVYLSKLSLEKEQTAQEKNAVAAELKKLQEQQEDSKKKEDNTKQLVENLEEANSQLRNELESLKEKMAKTGEEMKSTLDEREENMNNLKKQVENKTKCMEELQQENKVLKKKITTESKKSNTYEGKVNKLQLEMENINKQHKEEVDIYKKDIETRKVNENKLREEVEKMRLLCDETAMIQRETDARCQHKITEMVALMEKHKNEYDKLVEEKDAELKVYKMKQQKQISSERALENELSCLKKELSSLKEQLKAEMEEKENFVKEHSGSMIPESEKKHKSIVSEEEMFKNLYKDYPQASQLHSTAPKKSPAPCSVQSPGSALKLKTMRRMREAGWTALSKMDRKRKIKDAVKLFA, translated from the exons AATCCAGAAACAATGAATGAATTGTTCTCAAAACTCTACAAAGAGGCTGAGAAGATCAAGCAGTGGAAACTGACTGTGGAAACTGAACtaaaccagaaagaaagaaaactccaaGAGAATAGAAAGATTATTGAAGCACAGAATAAAGCCATTCAAGAACTGCAG TTTGAAAATGGAAAACTCCATTTGAAACTGGAAGATGAGATATGTGAAAATAAAGATCTCTTGAAAGA agctgctgcttcGAGGCATCTGTGTAATCTGCTCAAGGAAACCTACACTCGTTTCACAGAGAAGACCAGCAAAT atgaacaggaaaaggaagcaaCAATACAATTGTATGAGGAACTTCACAGCAACGTAGAA agaATGACAGTGGCATTTGAAGAGCTTTGTGTGCAAGCAGAGAACGACAGACTGGAAATGAGTTTCAAAT TAAAAGAAGAAGCGGAAAAAGTGGACAAGTTTGAGAAAGAATGCAGACTGGAAGTCagccaaaaggaaaagcag ATTTCAGCTCTTACCAtacagagagatgaaaaagaTGATGTCATAAAAGACATCAAGGCTCAGCTGCAGACATCACAAAATAAGATTGCTGACTTAATGGAAGCAAAAT tacATAATGAAGAAATGTTAAAGGAATCCCAGGTCAGTAAAGAACATTTGAGGGTAGAGCTGGAAGAGGCTAAAATTTCATTGCAAAAGGCAGAG GTTGCTCAGAAGAACTTGGAAACTGAATTCCAGACTACAGTGAAAACATTAATTCAGGtcactggagaaaaggaagagcaggaggaagaatgTAAAAAAATGAAGGCTTTGCTTGCAGCCCTGACAGAGGAGTTTGAGACTTCTGTTGCCAATTTGAAAAGCTTGCTGCAAGAAGAGCAAAATAG ATTAAAGAAATCTGAAGATGATTCAAAGCTGCTTACCTTGGAGCTCCAGAATAAATCTGCTGAACTGG AAGAGATGACTAAAGTAAAATGTGATAAAGAAGTGCAACTTGAAGAGCTGTCAGAAACTCTG aaagaatTCCATGGTTTGAAAGCACAGCTGACAAGTACAGCTGAGAAGGAACAAGATTATTTAAAGCAGCTTGTGACTCTGAAAACAGATCTTGAACAAGAGGC gtTAAAGAATGAACAGCTAACAGTGTATCTCAGTAAGCTTTCACTAGAGAAAGAACAAACAGcacaagagaaaaatgctgtggctgcagaactCAAGAAACTGCAAGAACAACAAGAG GATAGtaagaaaaaagaagacaatACAAAGCAGTTAGTTGAAAATCTAGAAGAGGCAAATAGCCAGCTAAG AAATGAACTGGAGTCTTTGAAGGAGAAAATGGCAAAGACAGGTGAAGAGATGAAAAGTACACTggatgaaagagaagaaaat ATGAATAATCTGAAGAAACAggtggaaaataaaaccaaatgcatGGAAGAGTTGCAACAGGAG AATAAggtgctgaaaaagaaaattactacagaaagcaagaaaagcaacACTTATGAAGGGAAG GTGAATAAATTGCAGTTAGAGATGGAAAATATAAACAAGCAACataaggaagaagttgacatcTATAAAAAAGACATAGAAACaagaaaagtaaatgaaaataaacttcgtgaagag GTAGAAAAGATGAGGTTGCTTTGTGATGAAACTGCAATGATACAGAGAGAAACTGATGCCAGATGTCAGCACAAGATAACTGAGATGGTGGCACTGATGGAAAAGCACAAG AATGAATATGATAAATTGGTTGAAGAAAAAGATGCAGAGTTAAAAGTATacaaaatgaaacagcaaaagCAGATATCATCAGAAAGAGCACTG GAAAATGAGCTGTCATGTTTGAAAAAGGAACTGTCCTCCCTTAAGGAACaactgaaagcagaaatggaagaaaag GAGAATTTCGTAAAAGAGCACTCTGGCAGTATGATTCCtgaaagtgaaaagaaacaCAAG AGCATAGTCTCGGaagaagaaatgtttaaaaatttgtACAAAGATTATCCACAAGCTTCACAACTACATTCCACAGCACCAAAAAAG agCCCAGCTCCATGCAGTGTGCaatctccaggctctgctctgaaaCTCAAAACCATGAGGAGAATGCGCGAGGCAGGCTGGACTGCCCTCTCCAAAAtggacaggaaaaggaaaattaaagatgCTGTAAAGCTCTTTgcttaa
- the LOC132085753 gene encoding synaptonemal complex protein 1-like isoform X2 yields MEKENRFKLFMPPRLSAGQVSAGRSQGFNRCSDDDFKLPFDVWSRGEITDSDTISQQVKLCSEVDEENPETMNELFSKLYKEAEKIKQWKLTVETELNQKERKLQENRKIIEAQNKAIQELQFENGKLHLKLEDEICENKDLLKEAAASRHLCNLLKETYTRFTEKTSKYEQEKEATIQLYEELHSNVERMTVAFEELCVQAENDRLEMSFKLKEEAEKVDKFEKECRLEVSQKEKQISALTIQRDEKDDVIKDIKAQLQTSQNKIADLMEAKLHNEEMLKESQVSKEHLRVELEEAKISLQKAEVAQKNLETEFQTTVKTLIQVTGEKEEQEEECKKMKALLAALTEEFETSVANLKSLLQEEQNRLKKSEDDSKLLTLELQNKSAELEEMTKVKCDKEVQLEELSETLKEFHGLKAQLTSTAEKEQDYLKQLVTLKTDLEQEALKNEQLTVYLSKLSLEKEQTAQEKNAVAAELKKLQEQQEDSKKKEDNTKQLVENLEEANSQLRNELESLKEKMAKTGEEMKSTLDEREENMNNLKKQVENKTKCMEELQQENKVLKKKITTESKKSNTYEGKVNKLQLEMENINKQHKEEVDIYKKDIETRKVNENKLREEVEKMRLLCDETAMIQRETDARCQHKITEMVALMEKHKNEYDKLVEEKDAELKVYKMKQQKQISSERALENFVKEHSGSMIPESEKKHKTYVIKTPPRDKMQSGRSTNLPAEQSSRKKQKVLVQLDTQSDSSEHTDLLSIVSEEEMFKNLYKDYPQASQLHSTAPKKSPAPCSVQSPGSALKLKTMRRMREAGWTALSKMDRKRKIKDAVKLFA; encoded by the exons AATCCAGAAACAATGAATGAATTGTTCTCAAAACTCTACAAAGAGGCTGAGAAGATCAAGCAGTGGAAACTGACTGTGGAAACTGAACtaaaccagaaagaaagaaaactccaaGAGAATAGAAAGATTATTGAAGCACAGAATAAAGCCATTCAAGAACTGCAG TTTGAAAATGGAAAACTCCATTTGAAACTGGAAGATGAGATATGTGAAAATAAAGATCTCTTGAAAGA agctgctgcttcGAGGCATCTGTGTAATCTGCTCAAGGAAACCTACACTCGTTTCACAGAGAAGACCAGCAAAT atgaacaggaaaaggaagcaaCAATACAATTGTATGAGGAACTTCACAGCAACGTAGAA agaATGACAGTGGCATTTGAAGAGCTTTGTGTGCAAGCAGAGAACGACAGACTGGAAATGAGTTTCAAAT TAAAAGAAGAAGCGGAAAAAGTGGACAAGTTTGAGAAAGAATGCAGACTGGAAGTCagccaaaaggaaaagcag ATTTCAGCTCTTACCAtacagagagatgaaaaagaTGATGTCATAAAAGACATCAAGGCTCAGCTGCAGACATCACAAAATAAGATTGCTGACTTAATGGAAGCAAAAT tacATAATGAAGAAATGTTAAAGGAATCCCAGGTCAGTAAAGAACATTTGAGGGTAGAGCTGGAAGAGGCTAAAATTTCATTGCAAAAGGCAGAG GTTGCTCAGAAGAACTTGGAAACTGAATTCCAGACTACAGTGAAAACATTAATTCAGGtcactggagaaaaggaagagcaggaggaagaatgTAAAAAAATGAAGGCTTTGCTTGCAGCCCTGACAGAGGAGTTTGAGACTTCTGTTGCCAATTTGAAAAGCTTGCTGCAAGAAGAGCAAAATAG ATTAAAGAAATCTGAAGATGATTCAAAGCTGCTTACCTTGGAGCTCCAGAATAAATCTGCTGAACTGG AAGAGATGACTAAAGTAAAATGTGATAAAGAAGTGCAACTTGAAGAGCTGTCAGAAACTCTG aaagaatTCCATGGTTTGAAAGCACAGCTGACAAGTACAGCTGAGAAGGAACAAGATTATTTAAAGCAGCTTGTGACTCTGAAAACAGATCTTGAACAAGAGGC gtTAAAGAATGAACAGCTAACAGTGTATCTCAGTAAGCTTTCACTAGAGAAAGAACAAACAGcacaagagaaaaatgctgtggctgcagaactCAAGAAACTGCAAGAACAACAAGAG GATAGtaagaaaaaagaagacaatACAAAGCAGTTAGTTGAAAATCTAGAAGAGGCAAATAGCCAGCTAAG AAATGAACTGGAGTCTTTGAAGGAGAAAATGGCAAAGACAGGTGAAGAGATGAAAAGTACACTggatgaaagagaagaaaat ATGAATAATCTGAAGAAACAggtggaaaataaaaccaaatgcatGGAAGAGTTGCAACAGGAG AATAAggtgctgaaaaagaaaattactacagaaagcaagaaaagcaacACTTATGAAGGGAAG GTGAATAAATTGCAGTTAGAGATGGAAAATATAAACAAGCAACataaggaagaagttgacatcTATAAAAAAGACATAGAAACaagaaaagtaaatgaaaataaacttcgtgaagag GTAGAAAAGATGAGGTTGCTTTGTGATGAAACTGCAATGATACAGAGAGAAACTGATGCCAGATGTCAGCACAAGATAACTGAGATGGTGGCACTGATGGAAAAGCACAAG AATGAATATGATAAATTGGTTGAAGAAAAAGATGCAGAGTTAAAAGTATacaaaatgaaacagcaaaagCAGATATCATCAGAAAGAGCACTG GAGAATTTCGTAAAAGAGCACTCTGGCAGTATGATTCCtgaaagtgaaaagaaacaCAAG acaTATGTTATAAAGACTCCTCCAAGGGATAAAATGCAGAGTGGAAGAAGCACAaacctgcctgcagagcagagcagcaggaaaaagcagaaagtgctTGTGCAGCTGGACACTCAGTcagacagctctgagcacactgaCCTCCTG AGCATAGTCTCGGaagaagaaatgtttaaaaatttgtACAAAGATTATCCACAAGCTTCACAACTACATTCCACAGCACCAAAAAAG agCCCAGCTCCATGCAGTGTGCaatctccaggctctgctctgaaaCTCAAAACCATGAGGAGAATGCGCGAGGCAGGCTGGACTGCCCTCTCCAAAAtggacaggaaaaggaaaattaaagatgCTGTAAAGCTCTTTgcttaa
- the LOC132085753 gene encoding synaptonemal complex protein 1-like isoform X4 has translation MEKENRFKLFMPPRLSAGQVSAGRSQGFNRCSDDDFKLPFDVWSRGEITDSDTISQQVKLCSEVDEENPETMNELFSKLYKEAEKIKQWKLTVETELNQKERKLQENRKIIEAQNKAIQELQFENGKLHLKLEDEICENKDLLKEAAASRHLCNLLKETYTRFTEKTSKYEQEKEATIQLYEELHSNVERMTVAFEELCVQAENDRLEMSFKLKEEAEKVDKFEKECRLEVSQKEKQISALTIQRDEKDDVIKDIKAQLQTSQNKIADLMEAKLHNEEMLKESQVSKEHLRVELEEAKISLQKAEVAQKNLETEFQTTVKTLIQVTGEKEEQEEECKKMKALLAALTEEFETSVANLKSLLQEEQNRLKKSEDDSKLLTLELQNKSAELEEMTKVKCDKEVQLEELSETLKEFHGLKAQLTSTAEKEQDYLKQLVTLKTDLEQEALKNEQLTVYLSKLSLEKEQTAQEKNAVAAELKKLQEQQEMNNLKKQVENKTKCMEELQQENKVLKKKITTESKKSNTYEGKVNKLQLEMENINKQHKEEVDIYKKDIETRKVNENKLREEVEKMRLLCDETAMIQRETDARCQHKITEMVALMEKHKNEYDKLVEEKDAELKVYKMKQQKQISSERALENELSCLKKELSSLKEQLKAEMEEKENFVKEHSGSMIPESEKKHKTYVIKTPPRDKMQSGRSTNLPAEQSSRKKQKVLVQLDTQSDSSEHTDLLSIVSEEEMFKNLYKDYPQASQLHSTAPKKSPAPCSVQSPGSALKLKTMRRMREAGWTALSKMDRKRKIKDAVKLFA, from the exons AATCCAGAAACAATGAATGAATTGTTCTCAAAACTCTACAAAGAGGCTGAGAAGATCAAGCAGTGGAAACTGACTGTGGAAACTGAACtaaaccagaaagaaagaaaactccaaGAGAATAGAAAGATTATTGAAGCACAGAATAAAGCCATTCAAGAACTGCAG TTTGAAAATGGAAAACTCCATTTGAAACTGGAAGATGAGATATGTGAAAATAAAGATCTCTTGAAAGA agctgctgcttcGAGGCATCTGTGTAATCTGCTCAAGGAAACCTACACTCGTTTCACAGAGAAGACCAGCAAAT atgaacaggaaaaggaagcaaCAATACAATTGTATGAGGAACTTCACAGCAACGTAGAA agaATGACAGTGGCATTTGAAGAGCTTTGTGTGCAAGCAGAGAACGACAGACTGGAAATGAGTTTCAAAT TAAAAGAAGAAGCGGAAAAAGTGGACAAGTTTGAGAAAGAATGCAGACTGGAAGTCagccaaaaggaaaagcag ATTTCAGCTCTTACCAtacagagagatgaaaaagaTGATGTCATAAAAGACATCAAGGCTCAGCTGCAGACATCACAAAATAAGATTGCTGACTTAATGGAAGCAAAAT tacATAATGAAGAAATGTTAAAGGAATCCCAGGTCAGTAAAGAACATTTGAGGGTAGAGCTGGAAGAGGCTAAAATTTCATTGCAAAAGGCAGAG GTTGCTCAGAAGAACTTGGAAACTGAATTCCAGACTACAGTGAAAACATTAATTCAGGtcactggagaaaaggaagagcaggaggaagaatgTAAAAAAATGAAGGCTTTGCTTGCAGCCCTGACAGAGGAGTTTGAGACTTCTGTTGCCAATTTGAAAAGCTTGCTGCAAGAAGAGCAAAATAG ATTAAAGAAATCTGAAGATGATTCAAAGCTGCTTACCTTGGAGCTCCAGAATAAATCTGCTGAACTGG AAGAGATGACTAAAGTAAAATGTGATAAAGAAGTGCAACTTGAAGAGCTGTCAGAAACTCTG aaagaatTCCATGGTTTGAAAGCACAGCTGACAAGTACAGCTGAGAAGGAACAAGATTATTTAAAGCAGCTTGTGACTCTGAAAACAGATCTTGAACAAGAGGC gtTAAAGAATGAACAGCTAACAGTGTATCTCAGTAAGCTTTCACTAGAGAAAGAACAAACAGcacaagagaaaaatgctgtggctgcagaactCAAGAAACTGCAAGAACAACAAGAG ATGAATAATCTGAAGAAACAggtggaaaataaaaccaaatgcatGGAAGAGTTGCAACAGGAG AATAAggtgctgaaaaagaaaattactacagaaagcaagaaaagcaacACTTATGAAGGGAAG GTGAATAAATTGCAGTTAGAGATGGAAAATATAAACAAGCAACataaggaagaagttgacatcTATAAAAAAGACATAGAAACaagaaaagtaaatgaaaataaacttcgtgaagag GTAGAAAAGATGAGGTTGCTTTGTGATGAAACTGCAATGATACAGAGAGAAACTGATGCCAGATGTCAGCACAAGATAACTGAGATGGTGGCACTGATGGAAAAGCACAAG AATGAATATGATAAATTGGTTGAAGAAAAAGATGCAGAGTTAAAAGTATacaaaatgaaacagcaaaagCAGATATCATCAGAAAGAGCACTG GAAAATGAGCTGTCATGTTTGAAAAAGGAACTGTCCTCCCTTAAGGAACaactgaaagcagaaatggaagaaaag GAGAATTTCGTAAAAGAGCACTCTGGCAGTATGATTCCtgaaagtgaaaagaaacaCAAG acaTATGTTATAAAGACTCCTCCAAGGGATAAAATGCAGAGTGGAAGAAGCACAaacctgcctgcagagcagagcagcaggaaaaagcagaaagtgctTGTGCAGCTGGACACTCAGTcagacagctctgagcacactgaCCTCCTG AGCATAGTCTCGGaagaagaaatgtttaaaaatttgtACAAAGATTATCCACAAGCTTCACAACTACATTCCACAGCACCAAAAAAG agCCCAGCTCCATGCAGTGTGCaatctccaggctctgctctgaaaCTCAAAACCATGAGGAGAATGCGCGAGGCAGGCTGGACTGCCCTCTCCAAAAtggacaggaaaaggaaaattaaagatgCTGTAAAGCTCTTTgcttaa